TCAGAGACTGAACCAGTTCAAACACAAAACCAGCAAAGTGGGACCTTGCATGGACCTGTGGCAATTCTTTGGGACATAGAAAATTGCCCAGTCCCAAGTGATGTTCGCCCAGAAGATGTTGCTGGCaacatccgaatggcattacgagTTCACCCTGTCATTAAAGGAGCTGTGACGATGTTCTCCGCTTATGGAGATTTCAATGCCTTTCCCCGAAGGCTGAGAGAGGGCTGCCAAAGAACTGGGGTTAAACTGGTAGATGTCCCAAATGGTAGAAAAGATGCTGCTGACAAGGCTATCTTGGTTGATATGTTTCTGTTTGCACTAGACAATCAACCACCATCATCTATCATGCTGATTTCAGGGGATGTAGATTTTGCTCCTGCTTTGCATATACTTGGCCAACGTGGGTACACTGTGATCCTTGTAATCCCTGCTGGAGTTGGTGTGTCTTCAGCTCTCAGCAATGCTGGCCGATTTGTTTGGGACTGGCCTAGTGTAGCCCGTGGTGAAGGTTTTGTTCCTGCAAAGGCTTATATGCCCCGCGTACCTGATCATGCTGGATGTCTCTCAAATTGCAATATAGGAGCGAACCTAGATTTTCAGAACGAGGAGGAGGCCATTGTTTACAAAGGAGTTTCTCAAAATGAATATGGTGGAGAAAACAATGATCAAGGCTATTGCTACAATTCTAACTACATGCGCAGAGGACTTGACAGAATTTCATATTCCATGACTGAGTACAGCGGCAGTAACTCAGTAAATGGGCCTTATTTTACTTCATCAAGATCTCAGAGTCTCCCATCTGGCTTAAGTGAAGGTGCAGGGATGGATCAGAATGTCACACAAGAACAAGCATGGTGGGTTCGGCCAGGAGATCTTCAGGGTTTGAAGGGCCAAATAGTGAGGCTGCTTGAGATGTCTGGTGGAAGTATGCCTCTTGTACGGGTTCCTTCAGAGTATCTAAAGTTCTTTGGACGACCACTTTACGTGGCCGAGTATGGAGTCTGTAAGCTGGTCAACCTTATCAGGAAAATGGCTGATGCATTGGTTGTGGTTGGCAAAGGGCACAAAAAGCTGCTATGCCTTCGCAATGCTGCTTATTTTGATGCGAAAAAGTATCCTGGAACATCAGCCTTGGTGAGGAAGGATAAGAAGGGAAAGCAAGTTTTGGAGGAAAACATGGATATCAGCATTTCTCCTCATTCAGGTTGCTCCTCTGATGAGCTTTCTGATGATGGGAAAAATGACGATCCTGCTCTAGGTGCAGCAGATGAATTCGAGGACCAATTTGAAAATGTAAGACACGAAGTACAAGAGCTTCTTGTTTGTTATTCCTGTCCGGTTCCCCTTGGCACATTTGAGGCT
The window above is part of the Musa acuminata AAA Group cultivar baxijiao chromosome BXJ2-6, Cavendish_Baxijiao_AAA, whole genome shotgun sequence genome. Proteins encoded here:
- the LOC135614523 gene encoding uncharacterized protein LOC135614523 — protein: MAYEDKAMASRSPSPKIITPNISNSICTSSETEPVQTQNQQSGTLHGPVAILWDIENCPVPSDVRPEDVAGNIRMALRVHPVIKGAVTMFSAYGDFNAFPRRLREGCQRTGVKLVDVPNGRKDAADKAILVDMFLFALDNQPPSSIMLISGDVDFAPALHILGQRGYTVILVIPAGVGVSSALSNAGRFVWDWPSVARGEGFVPAKAYMPRVPDHAGCLSNCNIGANLDFQNEEEAIVYKGVSQNEYGGENNDQGYCYNSNYMRRGLDRISYSMTEYSGSNSVNGPYFTSSRSQSLPSGLSEGAGMDQNVTQEQAWWVRPGDLQGLKGQIVRLLEMSGGSMPLVRVPSEYLKFFGRPLYVAEYGVCKLVNLIRKMADALVVVGKGHKKLLCLRNAAYFDAKKYPGTSALVRKDKKGKQVLEENMDISISPHSGCSSDELSDDGKNDDPALGAADEFEDQFENVRHEVQELLVCYSCPVPLGTFEALYKQRYKKDLDYRSYGVDSLEELMEKLRDIVELCVDQVSKRKFLVLSSES